One window from the genome of Trabulsiella odontotermitis encodes:
- the trpS gene encoding tryptophan--tRNA ligase gives MTKPVVFSGAQPSGELTIGNYMGALRQWVNMQDDYHCIYCIVDQHAITVRQDPQQLRKATLDTLALYLACGIDPEKSTIFVQSHVPEHAQLSWALNCYTYFGELSRMTQFKDKSARYAENINAGLFDYPVLMAADILLYQTNQVPVGEDQKQHLELSRDVAQRFNAIYGDIFKVPEPFIPKSGARVMSLLEPTKKMSKSDDNRNNVIGLLEDPKSVVKKIKRAVTDSDEPPVVRYDLQNKAGVSNLLDILSAITGKSIPELEQHFEGKMYGHLKTEVADAVAGMLSELQERYHRYRNDEAFLRQVMKAGAEKARARASVTLNAVYDAIGFVAHP, from the coding sequence ATGACTAAGCCCGTTGTTTTTAGTGGCGCACAGCCCTCAGGTGAATTGACCATTGGCAACTATATGGGTGCGCTGCGTCAGTGGGTGAACATGCAGGACGACTATCACTGTATTTACTGCATCGTTGACCAGCACGCCATCACCGTGCGTCAGGATCCACAACAGTTGCGTAAAGCGACACTGGACACCCTGGCGCTGTATCTGGCCTGTGGCATTGACCCGGAAAAAAGCACGATTTTCGTGCAGTCTCATGTGCCGGAACATGCACAGTTGAGCTGGGCGCTGAACTGCTACACCTATTTCGGTGAGCTGAGTCGCATGACGCAGTTTAAGGATAAATCAGCCCGTTACGCGGAAAACATCAACGCTGGTCTGTTTGATTACCCGGTGCTGATGGCGGCAGATATTCTGCTGTATCAGACCAATCAGGTGCCGGTAGGCGAAGACCAGAAACAGCATCTGGAGCTGAGCCGCGACGTTGCCCAGCGCTTTAACGCCATCTACGGTGATATCTTCAAAGTGCCAGAGCCGTTTATTCCGAAATCCGGTGCGCGCGTGATGTCGCTGCTGGAGCCAACGAAGAAGATGTCCAAGTCTGACGATAACCGTAACAACGTGATCGGTCTGCTGGAAGACCCGAAATCCGTGGTGAAGAAAATCAAACGCGCGGTGACCGACTCCGACGAGCCACCAGTGGTGCGTTACGACCTGCAAAACAAGGCCGGGGTGTCGAACCTGCTGGATATCCTCTCTGCCATCACCGGCAAGAGCATTCCTGAGCTGGAGCAGCATTTCGAAGGCAAAATGTACGGTCATCTCAAAACGGAAGTGGCTGATGCCGTCGCCGGTATGCTGAGCGAGTTGCAGGAGCGTTATCACCGCTACCGCAACGACGAAGCCTTCCTGCGACAGGTGATGAAAGCGGGCGCGGAGAAAGCGCGTGCGCGGGCATCTGTCACGCTGAATGCGGTCTACGACGCGATTGGTTTTGTCGCGCATCCATAA
- a CDS encoding YhfL family protein — MGKTIKIIALLGALSTLTACTGHIDNKSKNCSYDYLLHPAISISKIIGGCGPAAEQ, encoded by the coding sequence ATGGGAAAAACCATTAAAATCATTGCGCTGCTTGGCGCGCTGTCTACACTGACCGCCTGTACGGGTCACATCGACAATAAAAGCAAAAACTGTAGTTACGATTACCTCTTACATCCCGCCATTTCTATTTCGAAAATCATCGGCGGTTGCGGCCCGGCGGCGGAACAATAA